In a single window of the Flavivirga spongiicola genome:
- a CDS encoding GNAT family N-acetyltransferase, whose amino-acid sequence MQIVNVTPQNAQEETFFCIKDIKRQGFEDKLKWFEKQYKEGLNLRILKDGNDKMIGFIEFIPAPKAWRPIDANNFMFIHCMYVYSKKDRSKGYGSMLINEAEKEAKKNKMAGLCVMTSKGSWLTNKTIFEKYGFAEVDKRGRFELLSKKWDQDALNPKLIDWTTQQKKYKGWHLLYADQCPWNEKSVFNLLNTAMDYDIDLKVTKINTAEEAKNGPSGFGVFSLLRDGKLLEDHYISATRFRNILKKELKK is encoded by the coding sequence ATGCAAATAGTAAACGTCACACCACAAAATGCTCAAGAAGAAACATTCTTTTGTATTAAAGACATAAAAAGACAAGGTTTTGAAGATAAACTCAAGTGGTTCGAGAAGCAATATAAAGAAGGGCTGAACTTGAGAATCTTAAAAGATGGGAATGATAAAATGATTGGTTTTATAGAATTTATTCCAGCTCCAAAAGCTTGGAGACCTATTGATGCCAATAATTTTATGTTCATTCATTGTATGTATGTGTACTCAAAAAAAGATAGAAGCAAGGGATATGGTTCTATGCTGATTAATGAAGCAGAAAAAGAAGCTAAAAAAAATAAAATGGCTGGTCTGTGTGTTATGACCAGTAAAGGTTCCTGGTTAACTAATAAAACCATTTTTGAAAAATATGGTTTTGCAGAAGTCGATAAAAGAGGTCGGTTTGAATTGTTATCAAAAAAATGGGATCAAGACGCTTTAAACCCAAAACTAATTGATTGGACGACGCAACAGAAAAAATATAAAGGATGGCATTTATTATATGCAGATCAATGTCCCTGGAATGAAAAATCGGTATTTAATCTTTTAAATACTGCAATGGATTATGATATTGATTTAAAAGTGACCAAAATAAATACGGCAGAAGAAGCTAAAAATGGGCCTTCAGGTTTTGGTGTATTCAGTCTTTTGCGAGATGGTAAGCTTCTAGAAGATCACTATATAAGTGCGACACGTTTTAGGAATATTCTCAAAAAAGAACTTAAAAAATAA
- a CDS encoding SusC/RagA family TonB-linked outer membrane protein produces the protein MKTRFSLLLIFLFSIHAFAQDIPISGTVVNAEDNIPVPGVNVIVKGTNRGISTDFDGNYSINVNQGEVLEFSFLGFKTVEVQIQDQISVNISLEPDIASLDEVVVVGYGTAKKRDLTGSIVSVKGDEVADKPATNPIASIQGKVSGLSVVNSGRVGQNPDIRIRGTSSRYNSSPLFVIDGIFADNIDFVNPNDIQSIEVLKDASSLAIFGVRGANGVIIVTTKQAKEGKLTVNFNSSIGIKNIVGEPNLANAALFRELYDEQLVNEGLTPFGFYDVFNGDTNWVDRIANESALIQTSNISIQTATEKNKISFGLGYRLEDGLVEKEKLQRLTVNLNNEFKVADGFKMGLTLNGLQDKLPNNGGFGAALNATPIVHPIHLDVRPEFNGLYNQLPIEIGGPQIGNPALVAEVTKNKNISERYRFVGSMFAEVDFLKHFKFKATVYGDFNSFRSRSYVPIVGIYVSETDDIENFNGNQITRVNQSSATVFNFQQDYILSFDKDFGRHGVNATAGFTTTQFKFENVSGSVEHDPNSTVGIIPDNERFWYLNVFPYGDPSTRISNSSQSERATSSFLARVLYNYDGKYLLNMSYRRDATSQLAPDNRAQDFWSLGAGWVVTKEDYMDNVESLDYLKLKGSIGSLGNQALPGGTNYPYYPGVSQDATAVFGSEVIAGFIQKFEENPNLKWETVKMWEVGLESRWFDNRLTFNANYYNRKTEDLLVFVDTGVQTFFDNFGEIENKGFEFEASWDGNFNDNFSYSVGGNITTINNEVLSTFEDAPIFANGTASRTITGEPIGHFYGYIVDGVYQSNADIAALPPSTLGNYAPGDLKYRDFNGDGEITPDDRTVIGNPTPDFTYGFYTNLKYKNFYLNMDFQGVYGNEIYRNWGNGNSFAQFNFRADRAGRWDGSGSSNWEPRLFSTDYNRQPSTYMIEDGSYFRVRNLQFGYNLDKKILERLNIQQLKVFANIQNLYTWKDTSGFTPEAGGSPTSFGVDNGGYPVPVISTLGLSLTF, from the coding sequence ATGAAAACAAGATTTTCTTTATTGTTAATTTTTCTATTTTCTATTCATGCTTTTGCACAGGACATACCAATAAGCGGTACAGTAGTTAATGCTGAGGATAATATACCAGTGCCAGGTGTAAATGTTATAGTAAAAGGAACAAACAGAGGTATAAGTACCGATTTTGATGGTAATTATTCTATCAATGTTAACCAGGGAGAAGTCTTAGAATTTAGCTTTCTGGGATTTAAAACAGTAGAAGTACAAATTCAAGATCAAATATCCGTAAATATTTCACTTGAGCCAGATATTGCGTCATTAGACGAGGTAGTTGTTGTTGGTTATGGTACAGCTAAGAAACGTGATTTAACAGGTTCAATTGTTAGTGTTAAAGGAGATGAAGTTGCTGATAAGCCAGCGACTAACCCTATTGCATCCATTCAAGGTAAAGTGTCTGGGCTGTCAGTTGTAAACTCTGGAAGAGTAGGTCAAAACCCAGATATTAGAATTAGAGGTACAAGCAGTAGGTATAATTCAAGTCCATTATTTGTTATTGATGGGATATTTGCAGACAATATCGACTTTGTAAATCCTAATGATATTCAATCCATTGAAGTGTTAAAAGATGCTTCGTCGTTGGCCATTTTTGGGGTAAGAGGCGCAAATGGTGTTATTATTGTAACTACCAAGCAAGCAAAAGAAGGGAAGTTAACTGTGAATTTTAATTCTTCAATTGGGATTAAAAATATAGTAGGAGAACCAAACCTTGCCAATGCAGCTCTTTTTAGAGAGCTATATGACGAACAACTGGTAAATGAAGGTTTAACTCCATTTGGTTTCTACGACGTGTTTAATGGAGATACAAATTGGGTTGATCGCATCGCAAATGAATCAGCCCTCATTCAAACCAGCAATATAAGCATCCAAACTGCAACAGAAAAAAATAAAATTTCTTTTGGCTTAGGATACCGTTTAGAAGATGGATTGGTAGAAAAAGAGAAGCTACAACGATTAACAGTTAATTTGAACAATGAATTTAAAGTTGCTGATGGCTTTAAAATGGGCCTTACTCTGAATGGTTTACAAGACAAACTCCCAAATAATGGCGGTTTTGGGGCAGCATTGAATGCAACACCTATTGTACACCCCATTCACTTGGACGTGAGACCCGAGTTTAATGGTCTATATAATCAGTTACCTATTGAAATTGGAGGACCGCAAATAGGAAATCCTGCTTTGGTTGCTGAGGTAACTAAAAATAAAAACATTTCAGAGCGTTACCGTTTTGTAGGCAGTATGTTCGCGGAAGTAGATTTTTTAAAGCATTTTAAATTTAAAGCTACAGTTTATGGCGACTTTAACAGTTTTAGATCAAGATCTTATGTGCCCATAGTTGGAATATATGTATCAGAAACAGATGACATTGAAAACTTTAATGGAAATCAAATAACAAGAGTCAATCAATCAAGTGCAACGGTATTTAATTTTCAGCAAGATTACATACTTTCATTTGACAAAGATTTTGGAAGACATGGGGTTAATGCTACTGCAGGTTTTACAACAACGCAATTTAAATTCGAAAACGTTTCTGGAAGTGTTGAACACGATCCAAATTCAACAGTTGGCATTATTCCAGATAATGAAAGGTTTTGGTATTTGAATGTGTTTCCTTACGGAGACCCTTCTACCAGAATTTCTAATTCAAGCCAATCTGAAAGAGCAACCTCTTCTTTCTTGGCAAGGGTGTTGTACAACTATGATGGAAAATACCTGTTAAACATGTCTTATCGTAGAGATGCTACATCACAATTGGCACCTGATAATAGAGCTCAGGATTTTTGGTCACTTGGAGCTGGTTGGGTTGTTACAAAAGAAGATTATATGGATAATGTTGAAAGTTTAGATTATTTAAAGTTAAAGGGGTCTATAGGGTCATTAGGTAACCAAGCCTTGCCAGGTGGTACTAACTACCCATATTACCCTGGGGTAAGTCAAGACGCCACAGCAGTATTCGGAAGTGAGGTTATTGCAGGTTTTATTCAAAAGTTTGAAGAGAATCCAAATTTAAAATGGGAAACTGTAAAAATGTGGGAGGTTGGTCTTGAGTCAAGATGGTTTGATAATAGATTGACATTTAATGCCAACTACTACAATAGAAAGACTGAGGATTTATTGGTATTTGTTGACACTGGAGTACAGACGTTTTTTGATAATTTTGGGGAGATTGAAAATAAAGGTTTTGAGTTTGAAGCTTCATGGGATGGCAATTTTAATGATAATTTCAGTTATTCCGTAGGAGGCAATATAACCACTATCAATAATGAAGTTTTATCAACTTTTGAAGATGCACCAATATTTGCCAATGGCACAGCTTCAAGAACTATTACTGGCGAGCCCATTGGGCACTTCTACGGCTATATCGTAGATGGCGTATACCAATCAAATGCTGATATTGCTGCACTACCGCCTAGTACTTTAGGTAATTATGCCCCAGGCGATCTCAAATACAGGGATTTTAATGGCGATGGTGAAATAACTCCAGATGATAGAACAGTAATTGGTAATCCAACACCTGACTTTACGTATGGGTTTTATACAAATTTAAAATACAAGAACTTTTATTTGAATATGGATTTTCAAGGCGTTTACGGCAATGAGATATACCGTAATTGGGGTAACGGAAATTCGTTTGCACAATTTAATTTTAGAGCAGACAGAGCGGGCAGGTGGGACGGTTCTGGATCATCAAATTGGGAACCTAGACTGTTTTCAACAGATTATAACAGACAGCCTTCTACCTATATGATTGAAGACGGGAGTTACTTTAGAGTACGAAACCTTCAATTTGGTTACAATCTTGATAAGAAAATCCTGGAAAGGTTGAATATACAGCAATTAAAAGTATTTGCTAACATTCAGAATTTATATACTTGGAAGGACACCTCTGGTTTTACGCCAGAAGCAGGTGGTTCTCCAACTTCTTTTGGGGTTGATAATGGAGGCTATCCGGTTCCTGTAATATCCACACTTGGACTTAGTTTAACATTTTAA
- a CDS encoding universal stress protein, translating into MKTIIYATDCTINDVSSLRYAYRFSCIMKADLHILHVYQFPPIIFSTIKSTDTLRKRFQKEKKELVTQYCDTHLKNEFCPKPITIHALENVSIAKSILDLSKKLFSDLIIIGMKDSYTTRGYLSGNIADALLDKIEIPLLIVPNGVDYSMFSTILYATDFEKEDLISIQKLIEIARPFKALIEVVHVFEAIEYTAKEHMERFKKALLKEVSYPEITFKTIASGKVKSGLLSVLRNEDVNMLVMLERKHNWELNNLFHKDLVKEMEATVAIPILAFNKRNTKLKNVDTLNSNGNNGLNVMV; encoded by the coding sequence ATGAAAACAATAATATATGCCACAGATTGTACTATCAATGATGTTTCATCTTTGCGATATGCCTATCGTTTTAGTTGTATTATGAAAGCAGATTTACACATTTTACATGTATATCAGTTTCCTCCAATTATTTTTTCAACCATTAAATCTACGGACACACTAAGAAAACGTTTTCAGAAAGAGAAAAAAGAGCTTGTAACTCAATATTGTGATACACATCTTAAAAATGAATTTTGTCCAAAACCAATTACTATACATGCCCTTGAAAATGTTTCAATTGCCAAAAGTATTCTGGATCTTTCCAAAAAACTATTTTCTGATTTGATTATTATAGGTATGAAAGATTCTTATACTACCCGTGGATACTTATCTGGTAACATTGCTGATGCATTATTAGATAAAATTGAAATTCCCTTATTAATTGTGCCAAATGGTGTTGATTATAGCATGTTTTCTACTATATTATATGCTACCGATTTTGAAAAAGAAGATCTTATATCCATTCAAAAACTTATAGAAATTGCAAGACCATTTAAAGCGCTTATAGAGGTTGTACATGTTTTTGAAGCGATTGAATATACAGCAAAAGAACATATGGAAAGATTCAAAAAGGCTCTTTTAAAGGAAGTTTCATATCCGGAGATTACATTTAAAACGATTGCTTCTGGCAAAGTTAAATCTGGTTTGTTGAGTGTTTTAAGAAATGAAGATGTAAATATGTTGGTTATGTTAGAACGTAAACACAATTGGGAGCTTAATAACTTGTTTCATAAAGATTTAGTAAAAGAGATGGAAGCCACGGTTGCTATACCGATACTTGCCTTTAATAAGCGTAACACTAAACTTAAAAATGTAGATACACTCAATAGTAATGGAAATAATGGTTTGAATGTAATGGTTTAA
- a CDS encoding zinc ribbon domain-containing protein — protein sequence MPIKSDPQNGGTHADGSKNIIYCSYCYQKGVFYLKERLKKCKHFVKIK from the coding sequence ATGCCCATTAAAAGCGATCCACAAAACGGAGGTACTCATGCAGATGGCTCTAAGAATATAATCTATTGTAGTTACTGTTACCAAAAAGGGGTTTTTTATTTAAAGGAACGGCTAAAGAAATGCAAACATTTTGTAAAGATAAAATGA
- a CDS encoding helix-turn-helix and ligand-binding sensor domain-containing protein, whose translation MNFKNILVLISIFCFYSKLHAQYTPFFQNYSLTEFNAGNQNWGVSVAENGKLYVANDKGLVEFDGLKWHFFQLPNKTIIRSVLAHKDLIYTGSYEEFGYWKKNQKGELMYTSLSNFQEQKESLNEEFWQILHHNGNIYFRSFLNLYIYKENKITKIEPKSTIISCNTIDNKVYVSTLKDGIFILQNKTLIPLINIDKSNNVKVISITKFKNRLLITTSLKGCYLYDGKVLESWQPEINEVIKEQQLNSFLELNNGNMVFGTIKNGVYITNNLGEILFHINKENGLLNNTVLSQGLGKNNKLWIGLDNGIALIDLNYSHTFYNDNSGELGAVYDIINYKNTLYIGSNTGLFYLDNNDNKLKFVEDSQGQVWELKEINGDLFCGHNNGTFLVENKKLEKVSSSTGGWVIKKIPESKNMFIQGTYAGLVRYSYQNGNWETKHLSGTTIPIKYLVFEDQYTAWAAHAYKGLFRVKFDKDYENIQVKDYKNKGLYSDFNVRVHNIKNDICFKTNQGWQKYEALIDSIVPNTLLNETFGIDTNIISEPDTDLLVTKSKKDKISFISLIDGKTNLELPNELFQKNLVVHSEGISQIKDSIYALNLYDGFMLINKVSHTKSDSLQEPIIERIEIDKNLVSINDSDVYEFPFNKNISISISSSYSNNHFFEYALSNSDTLNWYKMDNEKLELSSLSSDDYKIHFRTTNISGALSSVKTLQLKISPPWYKRRLFYLIAVLFISLIIYWLHKRKIDKEQEALHKKLIKEQEELLKEKAIENDKKIVQLKNDSLKNEVKLKSKQLANTAMALVKKNESMLEIKNELIKNKTGFENALMYKRLLRKIDNSIGHEDEWQLFEYNFNQVHEEFFNQLKSKHPQLTHKDLKICAYIKMNLLTKEIAPLMNVSIRGLETHRYRLKRKLNLKNDKSLGDYLRNFK comes from the coding sequence ATGAATTTTAAAAATATCCTTGTTTTAATTTCTATATTTTGCTTTTATAGTAAGCTACATGCCCAATATACCCCGTTTTTCCAAAACTATTCATTAACCGAATTTAATGCTGGTAACCAAAACTGGGGAGTTTCCGTTGCAGAAAACGGAAAATTATATGTTGCTAATGACAAAGGGCTTGTGGAATTCGACGGATTAAAATGGCATTTTTTTCAGCTACCAAACAAAACCATTATACGTTCTGTATTGGCACACAAAGACCTTATTTATACAGGGTCTTATGAAGAGTTTGGTTATTGGAAGAAGAATCAAAAGGGAGAATTAATGTACACTTCATTAAGTAACTTCCAAGAACAAAAGGAATCTCTAAATGAAGAATTTTGGCAAATCTTACATCATAATGGTAACATTTATTTTAGGTCGTTTTTAAATCTATATATATACAAAGAGAATAAAATCACAAAAATAGAACCTAAATCTACCATCATTTCATGTAATACAATAGATAATAAAGTTTATGTGTCCACATTAAAAGATGGCATCTTTATTTTACAAAATAAAACTTTGATTCCTTTAATAAATATAGATAAATCAAATAATGTCAAAGTTATTTCTATAACAAAGTTCAAGAATAGATTACTTATTACCACCTCATTAAAAGGGTGCTATTTATATGATGGTAAAGTATTAGAATCATGGCAACCCGAAATTAATGAAGTCATTAAAGAGCAGCAACTGAATAGTTTTCTGGAGTTGAATAATGGCAACATGGTTTTTGGTACTATAAAAAACGGGGTATACATAACCAATAATTTAGGTGAAATATTATTTCATATTAATAAAGAAAATGGCTTGTTAAATAACACCGTTTTAAGTCAGGGGTTAGGAAAAAACAATAAATTATGGATCGGTTTAGATAATGGTATTGCATTAATAGATTTAAACTACAGTCATACGTTTTATAATGATAATTCTGGTGAGCTAGGTGCTGTCTATGACATAATTAATTATAAAAACACACTATATATAGGTAGTAATACCGGACTATTTTATTTAGACAATAACGATAATAAGTTAAAATTTGTTGAAGATTCTCAAGGTCAGGTTTGGGAATTAAAAGAAATAAATGGCGATTTATTTTGTGGACATAATAACGGTACTTTTTTAGTTGAAAATAAGAAATTAGAAAAAGTTTCAAGCTCTACAGGCGGATGGGTTATCAAAAAAATACCAGAGTCAAAAAACATGTTCATCCAAGGAACCTATGCTGGTTTAGTTAGATATAGTTATCAAAATGGAAATTGGGAAACAAAACATTTAAGCGGAACCACTATTCCTATTAAATATTTAGTCTTTGAAGATCAATATACAGCATGGGCTGCCCATGCATACAAAGGACTTTTTAGAGTAAAGTTTGATAAAGATTATGAAAATATTCAAGTTAAAGATTATAAAAATAAAGGACTTTATTCAGACTTTAACGTACGCGTACATAATATAAAAAATGATATTTGCTTTAAAACCAATCAAGGGTGGCAAAAATATGAAGCTTTAATAGATAGCATTGTTCCCAACACCTTATTAAATGAGACCTTCGGAATAGATACAAATATAATTTCAGAACCAGATACAGACTTATTAGTCACTAAAAGTAAAAAAGATAAAATAAGTTTTATTTCGTTAATTGATGGAAAAACCAATTTAGAACTACCAAATGAACTTTTTCAAAAAAACCTTGTTGTACATAGCGAAGGTATTTCACAAATAAAAGATTCTATTTACGCCTTAAACCTATATGATGGTTTTATGTTAATAAACAAGGTTAGCCATACTAAAAGTGATTCGCTTCAAGAACCGATCATCGAGCGTATAGAAATTGATAAAAACTTAGTGTCTATAAATGATTCTGATGTTTATGAGTTTCCTTTTAATAAAAACATAAGTATATCAATATCCTCCTCTTATTCTAATAACCATTTTTTTGAGTACGCGCTGTCTAATTCAGATACTTTGAATTGGTATAAAATGGATAATGAAAAATTAGAATTATCCAGTTTAAGCAGTGACGATTATAAAATACACTTTAGGACAACAAATATATCTGGAGCATTATCCTCTGTAAAAACGCTCCAATTAAAAATATCCCCACCATGGTATAAAAGGCGCCTCTTTTATCTGATAGCTGTATTATTCATTAGCTTAATTATATATTGGCTACATAAACGAAAAATTGACAAAGAACAAGAGGCTTTGCATAAAAAACTTATAAAAGAACAAGAAGAATTATTAAAAGAAAAAGCTATTGAAAACGATAAGAAAATTGTACAATTAAAAAATGATTCATTAAAAAATGAAGTCAAATTAAAAAGTAAGCAGCTTGCTAACACTGCCATGGCATTGGTTAAAAAGAATGAATCTATGCTCGAAATCAAAAATGAGCTTATAAAAAACAAAACTGGTTTCGAAAACGCATTGATGTATAAACGCTTACTGAGAAAGATTGATAATTCGATTGGGCATGAAGATGAATGGCAATTATTTGAATATAATTTTAATCAGGTACATGAGGAATTTTTCAACCAGTTAAAAAGTAAACATCCACAGCTTACACATAAAGATTTAAAGATATGTGCCTACATCAAAATGAATTTATTGACAAAAGAAATTGCGCCATTAATGAATGTATCCATCAGAGGGCTTGAAACACATAGATATAGATTAAAACGTAAATTAAACTTAAAAAATGATAAATCTCTGGGCGATTATCTACGTAATTTTAAATAA
- a CDS encoding LamG-like jellyroll fold domain-containing protein, giving the protein MMKSKDLKYLSILLIGILFFGCQDLERLEFSDFPYDGPIITLLTPSASGSTVIRSTEPTASITIEFQVEDDLGLANITVEIDDSEIANISDFPNSTLFNVDDLTYDGLTTGSHTLVITATDTNGVVVTVTTLFEKADVPPYIPLFDGEIFYMPFDGNYTEFVSGSDATEVGSPSFAGESKSGSDAYAGAVDSYLTFPTTGLLGDEFSAAFWYKVNADPNRAGIFVIGPPDVDNPDSQNNRTSGFRLFREDASGMQRIKLNVGTGGGDSWFDGGALADIDPSANEWVHIAFSISGSQASVYIDGEVVREGDFAGVDWTGCDIMSIMSGAPRFTGWGHNYDSSYMDELRLFNKSISQSDVIGLIAQSSQILKMSFDGNYTEFVSGSDATEVGSPSFAGESKSGSDAYAGAVDSYLTFPTTGLLGDEFSAAFWYKVNADPNRAGIFVIGPPDVDNPDSQNNRTSGFRLFREDASGMQRIKLNVGTGGGDSWFDGGALADIDPSANEWVHIAFSISGSQASVYIDGEVVREGDFAGVDWTGCDIMSIMSGAPRFTGWGHNYDSSYMDELTLYSKALSQIEIQAIMAMTD; this is encoded by the coding sequence ATGATGAAAAGTAAAGATTTAAAATATTTAAGTATTCTATTGATAGGCATTTTATTTTTTGGTTGTCAAGATTTAGAACGCCTCGAATTTAGTGATTTTCCTTATGATGGACCTATAATTACACTTCTAACTCCTAGTGCAAGTGGCTCTACTGTTATTCGATCAACAGAACCAACTGCATCTATCACAATTGAGTTTCAAGTTGAAGATGATCTAGGATTAGCAAATATCACTGTAGAGATTGATGATTCTGAAATTGCAAATATTAGTGATTTTCCAAACAGTACACTATTTAATGTTGATGATTTAACCTATGATGGACTAACCACTGGTAGTCATACATTAGTGATTACTGCCACCGATACTAATGGTGTAGTCGTTACAGTAACAACACTATTTGAAAAAGCAGATGTACCACCATATATTCCCTTATTTGATGGAGAGATATTTTATATGCCCTTTGATGGTAATTACACTGAATTTGTAAGTGGTAGCGACGCTACAGAAGTAGGCAGTCCTAGTTTTGCAGGAGAGTCAAAATCAGGTAGTGATGCTTATGCTGGAGCGGTAGATTCGTATTTAACGTTTCCAACAACAGGTTTGTTAGGTGATGAATTTAGTGCGGCTTTTTGGTATAAAGTTAATGCAGACCCAAATCGAGCAGGAATATTTGTTATAGGTCCACCGGATGTAGACAACCCAGATAGTCAAAACAACAGAACTTCAGGGTTTAGGTTATTTAGGGAAGATGCTTCAGGAATGCAACGTATTAAATTGAATGTTGGTACAGGTGGTGGAGATTCATGGTTTGATGGAGGTGCACTAGCAGATATAGATCCGTCAGCAAATGAATGGGTGCATATTGCCTTTTCAATATCTGGGTCTCAAGCGTCTGTTTACATAGATGGAGAGGTAGTAAGAGAAGGTGATTTTGCAGGTGTAGATTGGACAGGTTGTGATATTATGTCTATAATGTCAGGAGCACCTCGTTTTACAGGATGGGGCCATAATTATGATTCAAGCTATATGGATGAACTGCGCTTGTTTAACAAATCAATATCACAAAGTGATGTTATAGGATTAATTGCCCAAAGTAGTCAAATCTTAAAAATGTCTTTTGATGGTAATTACACTGAATTTGTAAGTGGTAGCGACGCTACAGAAGTAGGCAGTCCTAGTTTTGCAGGAGAGTCAAAATCAGGTAGTGATGCTTATGCTGGAGCGGTAGATTCGTATTTAACGTTTCCAACAACAGGTTTGTTAGGTGATGAATTTAGTGCGGCTTTTTGGTATAAAGTTAATGCAGACCCAAATCGAGCAGGAATATTTGTTATAGGTCCACCGGATGTAGACAACCCAGATAGTCAAAACAACAGAACTTCAGGGTTTAGGTTATTTAGGGAAGATGCTTCAGGAATGCAACGTATTAAATTGAATGTTGGTACAGGTGGTGGAGATTCATGGTTTGATGGAGGTGCACTAGCAGATATAGATCCGTCAGCAAATGAATGGGTGCATATTGCCTTTTCAATATCTGGGTCTCAAGCGTCTGTTTACATAGATGGAGAGGTAGTAAGAGAAGGTGATTTTGCAGGTGTAGATTGGACAGGTTGCGATATTATGTCTATAATGTCAGGAGCGCCTCGTTTTACAGGATGGGGTCATAATTATGATTCAAGCTATATGGATGAATTGACATTGTATAGTAAAGCTTTGTCTCAAATTGAAATTCAAGCTATAATGGCAATGACTGATTAG
- a CDS encoding RagB/SusD family nutrient uptake outer membrane protein, with amino-acid sequence MNNIKFIKLKVWSLAVLLVISIISFSCHDDFLDRLPLGEVANNEELGVGGQEAAVFGIYSLLRTTNVGSWNRHWFGSIRSDDAQKGSTTGDSAANGTAFNDFEYIATNGLSTQWWNSHYEVIFACNEVINNIEESGVTDEGSLINDAEARVVRALMYFELRRDYGEVPIITVTIDVPSDAFAPKSSIADIDKFIEDDLLIAEKNLPQTWASFPGRSTSGFAKSLLAKLYLYQEQWTSAYNKSKEVIDSQSYSLDPNLVNLFEIGGNNGVESIFEIQQTITESGERFASIYFVSQGVRGTGVWNLGWGFNTPTQNLVDAFEAGDSRKANTLLESGQDDGGFGSGTLPDSPPLAQKYWNKKAYTMDSARDDFGTNANRWENIKIIRYADVILMAAEAGNESGAAPQSEVISLINLIRSRAGLPNTSASSQSTLRDAIKQERRVEFALEESRFYDLVRWGDAPSVLGGLGYQPKHALYPIPQEAIDQSGGIIVQNPDY; translated from the coding sequence ATGAATAATATAAAATTTATTAAATTAAAAGTATGGTCCTTGGCAGTTTTATTAGTAATATCAATAATATCCTTTTCTTGCCATGACGACTTTTTAGACAGATTACCGCTAGGAGAAGTGGCAAATAATGAAGAATTGGGTGTTGGTGGTCAAGAAGCCGCTGTATTTGGAATTTATTCATTATTAAGAACTACAAATGTAGGAAGTTGGAACAGGCATTGGTTTGGGAGTATAAGATCTGACGACGCACAAAAAGGAAGCACAACTGGTGATTCCGCAGCCAATGGCACTGCATTTAATGATTTTGAATATATTGCTACCAATGGGTTGAGTACGCAATGGTGGAATTCGCATTACGAAGTTATTTTTGCGTGTAATGAAGTAATAAACAATATAGAAGAGTCTGGAGTTACAGATGAAGGAAGTTTAATCAACGATGCTGAAGCTAGAGTAGTTAGAGCATTAATGTATTTTGAGTTGCGCAGGGATTATGGAGAGGTGCCAATAATTACAGTTACAATTGATGTCCCATCCGATGCTTTTGCGCCAAAATCTTCTATTGCCGATATAGATAAATTTATTGAGGATGACTTGCTGATCGCTGAAAAAAACTTACCGCAAACTTGGGCAAGTTTTCCTGGAAGATCTACTTCTGGGTTTGCTAAATCACTATTGGCCAAATTGTATCTCTATCAAGAGCAATGGACAAGTGCCTATAATAAATCTAAAGAAGTTATTGACTCTCAATCTTATAGCCTAGACCCTAATTTGGTTAATCTGTTCGAAATTGGTGGTAATAATGGTGTAGAGTCTATTTTTGAAATTCAACAAACCATAACTGAAAGTGGAGAGAGATTTGCTAGTATTTATTTTGTTTCGCAAGGTGTTAGAGGAACAGGGGTTTGGAATTTAGGCTGGGGCTTTAATACACCTACACAAAACCTAGTTGATGCTTTTGAAGCTGGAGACTCAAGAAAAGCTAACACTTTATTGGAATCTGGGCAGGATGACGGTGGTTTTGGAAGTGGAACTTTACCCGATTCACCACCTCTAGCACAAAAGTATTGGAATAAAAAAGCTTATACTATGGATAGTGCTCGTGATGATTTTGGAACAAATGCCAACAGATGGGAGAACATTAAAATTATCAGATATGCAGATGTTATTCTTATGGCGGCCGAAGCTGGCAATGAGTCAGGTGCAGCCCCTCAATCAGAAGTAATTAGTTTAATAAACTTAATCCGCTCAAGAGCTGGTCTTCCTAATACAAGTGCTTCTTCTCAAAGTACACTTAGGGATGCAATAAAACAGGAGAGACGTGTTGAATTTGCTCTAGAAGAATCGAGATTTTACGATTTAGTGCGTTGGGGCGATGCTCCTTCGGTATTGGGAGGTTTGGGCTATCAACCTAAGCATGCATTATACCCAATTCCTCAGGAGGCAATTGACCAATCAGGAGGGATTATTGTTCAAAATCCTGATTATTAA